From one Acidimicrobiales bacterium genomic stretch:
- a CDS encoding DUF4193 family protein, with amino-acid sequence MADDVDEIIEDEDFIAEDLEEDLDDEDLVDDDLAVGDDLADDIDDDVVVDDDEDEDDVAGDKPATSAKADTDEEDDDEPDPDDVEADLDAILKDRIAASDDEEDDEEEEQVVPEADGAEGGGRIQPKRPGEFVCQSCFLVKHPSQLADEANQLCLDCV; translated from the coding sequence ATGGCTGACGACGTAGACGAGATCATTGAGGACGAGGACTTCATCGCGGAGGACCTCGAGGAGGACCTCGACGACGAGGACCTGGTCGACGACGACCTCGCGGTGGGCGACGACCTCGCCGACGACATCGACGACGACGTGGTCGTCGACGACGACGAGGACGAGGACGACGTCGCCGGGGACAAGCCGGCCACCTCCGCGAAGGCCGACACCGACGAGGAAGACGACGACGAGCCCGACCCCGACGACGTCGAGGCCGATCTCGACGCCATCTTGAAGGACCGGATCGCGGCCTCCGACGACGAGGAAGACGACGAGGAAGAGGAGCAGGTCGTGCCCGAGGCCGACGGGGCCGAGGGCGGGGGGCGCATCCAGCCGAAGCGCCCTGGTGAGTTCGTCTGCCAGTCCTGCTTCCTGGTCAAGCACCCCAGCCAGCTGGCCGACGAGGCCAACCAGCTCTGCCTGGACTGCGTCTGA